One genomic window of Nitrospirota bacterium includes the following:
- the rodA gene encoding rod shape-determining protein RodA, with translation MLDRRLIANFDWGIVGLTLLITAIGIITIFSATRGLDSQNIPFYIKQILWTLLGIAGMLFVVSIDYRTIAKHAYLLYGIGIFLLVLVLFVGRAGMGAQRWISAGSFSFQPSEFARLFFILALSKYLSENKDSGVYSIKELIIPAIFFLIIPSLLVIKQPDLGTGMAFLFTFFVMTTVAGLKVKALTILISIGILSVPFLSETLWSQLKEYQRNRIIAFFQPDTDPLGIGYHITQSKIAIGSGQFFGKGYLSGTQGYLRFLPERHTDFIFSVFAEEWGFIGCIILFAIYLFLIFMGIEVALKSKDHLGCIMAVGIISTFSLYTFINIGMTLGIAPIVGIPLPFMSYGGSSMLTNFISIGLLLNIKMRRFQLFY, from the coding sequence GTGCTTGATAGAAGATTAATAGCAAACTTCGACTGGGGCATCGTGGGATTAACACTCCTGATAACAGCCATTGGAATCATAACCATCTTCAGTGCTACTAGAGGTTTAGACTCTCAAAATATACCTTTTTATATCAAGCAGATATTATGGACATTGTTAGGTATTGCAGGAATGCTGTTTGTTGTGAGTATTGATTACAGAACTATTGCTAAGCACGCATATCTGCTATATGGTATAGGCATTTTTTTACTTGTATTAGTCCTCTTTGTTGGGAGGGCAGGCATGGGTGCACAGAGATGGATATCAGCAGGATCATTCTCATTTCAACCATCTGAATTTGCAAGACTTTTCTTCATACTCGCCCTTTCAAAATATCTCTCTGAGAATAAAGACAGTGGAGTCTATAGTATAAAGGAACTAATTATACCCGCTATCTTCTTTCTCATCATACCCTCCCTTCTCGTAATAAAACAACCCGATTTGGGAACTGGGATGGCGTTTTTATTTACATTCTTCGTTATGACTACTGTAGCAGGATTAAAGGTAAAGGCGCTAACAATACTTATCTCTATAGGTATTCTATCAGTCCCATTTCTAAGTGAAACATTGTGGTCACAGCTTAAAGAATACCAGAGAAACCGTATCATCGCCTTCTTTCAACCCGATACAGATCCCCTCGGTATTGGATACCATATAACACAATCAAAGATAGCTATAGGTTCAGGACAGTTCTTTGGGAAAGGCTATCTCTCCGGCACACAGGGGTATCTTAGGTTTCTTCCTGAACGACATACAGATTTCATATTCTCTGTCTTTGCCGAAGAATGGGGATTTATCGGGTGTATCATCTTATTTGCTATATACCTGTTTTTGATATTTATGGGTATAGAGGTCGCCTTAAAGTCAAAAGATCATCTTGGATGCATAATGGCAGTAGGAATAATATCTACGTTCTCTCTTTATACCTTCATAAATATCGGAATGACACTTGGTATTGCCCCTATTGTTGGAATTCCTTTACCTTTTATGAGCTATGGCGGTAGCTCTATGCTTACGAATTTTATTTCCATTGGTCTGTTGCTCAATATCAAAATGAGGAGGTTTCAACTTTTCTATTGA
- the mrdA gene encoding penicillin-binding protein 2 — protein MIDVNRDNREDIIKRIKYLSIIVAVFFLIFTIRIWHLQILKGKHYRNLSENNRVRVIKTIPPRGILYDRNSIPIVNNIPSFDVTFSIEDTYTEERIEETIKTLGFLLNIPEEDIKKKIANYRQSKPFEPVRVKENITWKEVAMIEARRSDLLGVSVEATVKRDYLYGDIGGHLLGYLGRITPEQSKDHEYRNLPSSIAIGQWGIERTFDRALRGTPGNRMIEVNAIGQEIRMLSAKEPEKGNDIHLTIDIKTQKAAEEALGKHSGAIVAMDPMSGEILALVSRPGFDPNQFSKGISRQQWQGLLNHQDHPLTNRATQGLYPPGSTFKIIVAAAGLDTGIIDPSWSVRCQGSIRFGGRDYRCWKKEGHGIVSLHRAIVESCDVYFYELGRKLGVDRIAEYANKFGLGMVTGISANPENAGVIPSTSWKKKIKGERWFYGETLSVSIGQGYISVTPLQMAVALSAFVNGGKIYKPRIVRNENIESRDVHLNDIEVLDFIRQSLQDVVEAPEGTGRAAQSKITTIGGKTGTSQVIGIQSGKPLSHLRKFADHAWFIAFAPVDSPSIVVSVLVEHGRRGGTTAAPIAKKVIEAYIESNKNKAVQ, from the coding sequence ATGATAGATGTAAATAGAGACAACAGAGAAGATATAATAAAAAGGATTAAATACCTCAGTATTATCGTAGCGGTATTCTTCTTAATATTTACCATAAGAATATGGCATCTCCAGATACTCAAAGGCAAACACTATAGAAACCTCTCAGAAAATAATAGAGTACGTGTCATCAAGACCATTCCTCCGCGAGGCATACTCTATGATAGAAATAGTATACCTATTGTAAACAATATACCGAGTTTCGATGTAACATTCAGTATCGAAGATACATACACAGAGGAGAGAATCGAAGAAACCATCAAAACACTTGGATTCCTGCTTAATATTCCAGAAGAAGATATAAAGAAAAAGATTGCTAACTATAGACAGAGCAAACCTTTTGAGCCAGTGAGGGTAAAAGAAAATATTACATGGAAAGAGGTCGCAATGATTGAGGCACGCAGGAGTGACCTGTTAGGTGTATCGGTAGAAGCAACGGTAAAACGGGATTACCTTTATGGTGACATAGGTGGACATTTACTCGGATACCTCGGAAGGATAACACCCGAGCAGTCAAAGGATCACGAATACAGGAATCTCCCATCGTCTATTGCAATCGGACAATGGGGTATAGAGCGAACATTCGACAGAGCCCTCAGAGGAACCCCTGGAAACAGGATGATAGAAGTGAATGCTATAGGTCAGGAGATAAGAATGCTATCTGCGAAAGAACCAGAGAAGGGGAATGATATCCATCTTACCATTGATATAAAAACACAGAAGGCTGCAGAAGAAGCATTAGGTAAACATTCAGGGGCAATAGTTGCCATGGATCCGATGAGTGGTGAGATATTAGCCCTCGTCAGTCGCCCTGGATTTGATCCAAATCAATTTTCAAAAGGTATAAGTCGCCAGCAATGGCAGGGTTTATTGAATCACCAGGATCATCCACTTACAAACAGAGCTACCCAGGGACTCTATCCACCAGGTTCTACATTCAAGATAATAGTTGCTGCTGCAGGGCTTGATACCGGCATTATAGATCCATCTTGGAGTGTAAGGTGTCAGGGTTCGATACGATTTGGAGGAAGAGACTATAGATGCTGGAAAAAAGAAGGACATGGTATTGTTTCTCTACACAGAGCTATAGTGGAATCCTGCGATGTCTATTTTTATGAATTAGGAAGGAAGCTCGGCGTAGATAGGATTGCAGAATACGCAAATAAATTCGGGCTTGGTATGGTTACCGGAATATCTGCTAATCCTGAAAATGCAGGGGTAATACCTTCAACTTCGTGGAAGAAAAAGATAAAAGGAGAAAGATGGTTTTATGGAGAAACACTATCTGTGTCTATCGGACAGGGCTACATATCTGTAACACCATTGCAGATGGCAGTGGCTCTAAGTGCCTTTGTAAATGGCGGTAAGATCTATAAGCCACGGATTGTGCGTAATGAAAATATAGAGTCACGGGATGTGCATTTAAATGACATCGAAGTACTTGATTTTATTCGTCAGTCCCTTCAGGATGTCGTTGAAGCACCAGAAGGAACAGGCAGAGCAGCACAATCGAAGATCACAACCATAGGTGGTAAGACTGGAACATCACAGGTTATAGGAATACAGAGTGGCAAACCACTGTCTCATTTAAGAAAGTTTGCTGACCATGCGTGGTTTATTGCCTTTGCACCTGTTGATTCCCCTTCTATTGTTGTTTCTGTTCTGGTAGAACACGGTAGGAGGGGAGGAACCACAGCAGCACCGATAGCAAAAAAGGTTATTGAGGCATATATCGAGAGCAATAAGAACAAGGCTGTTCAATAA
- the mreD gene encoding rod shape-determining protein MreD, whose protein sequence is MRFIILIVFSFFLISIQSTLLNRLGILEIKPDLTLIVTYFVGIYNRLMIPYSVDIRNNRNISLYFNDPQVSGMVTGAIMGFLLDMVSGVIIGPNLISKSTIGFLSGKFSQNIFKIDAGINAILILILSIIDGIINYVFLNIFWYAYPIVELFTRIILIQPLYNSILGTVMLMLFKYLYHTFRVKERGLI, encoded by the coding sequence ATGAGATTCATAATCCTGATTGTATTTTCTTTCTTTCTCATATCTATCCAGTCTACCCTTTTAAATAGATTGGGTATCCTTGAAATTAAACCAGATCTTACACTCATAGTAACTTACTTTGTAGGTATATATAACAGGTTGATGATTCCGTATAGTGTAGATATACGCAATAATCGCAATATATCGCTATACTTTAATGACCCTCAGGTCTCAGGTATGGTTACGGGTGCCATAATGGGCTTTTTATTAGATATGGTCTCTGGTGTTATTATCGGACCTAATCTTATATCAAAATCCACCATCGGTTTTCTATCAGGTAAATTTTCACAGAATATTTTTAAGATCGATGCCGGGATTAATGCCATCCTTATCCTCATTCTCTCTATCATTGATGGTATCATTAATTATGTCTTCCTTAACATATTCTGGTATGCCTATCCTATTGTTGAATTATTTACCAGAATTATTCTTATACAACCTCTCTATAACAGTATTCTCGGTACTGTAATGTTAATGTTATTTAAATATTTATATCATACATTCAGGGTAAAAGAGAGGGGTCTTATTTAA
- the mreC gene encoding rod shape-determining protein MreC — protein sequence MLQFLLRYKKVAILFLIILFSFLWMSLQSRTLKNQPILNHIANFIALPIERGIVSISGGIIHLWDRYIYAVKTFSENQRFKEEIEKLKGEMAQHMEILEENKRLRQLLMLKESETRYVTAARVIGRDPTNWFRIVTVNKGRDDGVHKDMVVVTPSGVVGKIFQPGPHYSKVLLITDIQSTISVRIQHTRDEGIVEGKGTDRCHLKYIPHSVDLKINDAVITSGLDNIYPAGLFVGYISKINKKGGSGLFQEIEIIPGVRLNRIEEVAIIDNRKEQRR from the coding sequence ATGCTTCAATTCCTTCTTAGATATAAGAAGGTGGCTATACTTTTCTTGATAATCCTTTTCTCATTCTTATGGATGAGCCTACAGAGTCGTACCCTCAAAAACCAACCCATACTGAATCATATTGCAAATTTCATAGCCCTCCCTATTGAAAGGGGGATAGTCTCAATCTCTGGCGGGATAATCCATCTGTGGGATAGATATATCTATGCCGTCAAGACATTTTCTGAAAACCAGCGGTTTAAAGAAGAGATTGAAAAATTGAAAGGAGAGATGGCTCAACATATGGAAATCCTTGAGGAAAACAAACGCCTCAGACAGTTGCTAATGCTCAAAGAATCAGAAACTAGATATGTGACGGCGGCAAGGGTGATAGGCAGGGATCCTACAAACTGGTTCAGGATTGTTACTGTAAATAAAGGCAGAGATGATGGAGTGCATAAGGATATGGTCGTCGTCACACCCTCAGGGGTTGTAGGAAAAATATTTCAGCCAGGACCTCACTACTCTAAAGTTTTACTCATTACTGACATCCAGAGCACAATATCTGTAAGAATACAGCACACAAGGGATGAAGGAATAGTAGAAGGTAAGGGCACAGACAGATGTCACCTTAAATATATTCCACATTCTGTTGATCTGAAGATCAACGACGCCGTCATAACATCAGGATTAGATAATATATATCCTGCGGGATTGTTTGTAGGCTACATCTCTAAGATAAATAAAAAGGGTGGTAGTGGTCTATTTCAAGAGATAGAGATAATTCCTGGTGTAAGACTTAACAGAATCGAAGAAGTAGCTATAATTGATAATAGAAAGGAACAAAGAAGATGA
- a CDS encoding rod shape-determining protein produces MLKKIFGWFSEDLAIDLGTANTLIYVKGKGIVCDEPSIVALQQGANRVLAVGHEAKKMVGRTPENIVAVRPMKDGVIADFDVTGAMLKHFIAKVHKRKTFVSPRVAIGVPSGITQVEQRAVRDAAESSGAREVYLIEEPMAAAIGVGLPITEPVGNMIVDIGGGTTDVAVISLYGVVYSRVIRIGGDKMDEAIVNYLKKKYKMLIGERTAEQIKIDIGSAYPVNNERKEIEVKGRDLVSGIPRTLVINNTEIREAFTDILGSIVSTIKLALENTPPELASDIVDRGIVIAGGGALLKGLDLLLREETGLPIIVAEEPLSAVVLGVGKVLDELDTLKKIAVH; encoded by the coding sequence ATGTTAAAGAAGATATTTGGCTGGTTTTCTGAAGATCTCGCCATTGACCTCGGCACAGCAAACACACTGATATATGTAAAAGGGAAAGGAATCGTATGTGATGAACCATCTATTGTTGCACTACAGCAGGGAGCAAATAGGGTACTCGCTGTAGGTCATGAAGCTAAAAAGATGGTAGGAAGGACACCGGAAAACATAGTTGCAGTGAGACCAATGAAGGATGGTGTGATTGCTGATTTTGATGTCACGGGAGCAATGTTGAAACATTTTATAGCAAAGGTTCATAAACGAAAGACATTTGTATCACCGAGAGTCGCCATAGGGGTTCCATCAGGCATTACACAGGTAGAACAGAGGGCTGTCAGGGATGCTGCCGAATCTTCTGGTGCAAGGGAGGTTTACCTTATCGAAGAACCCATGGCTGCTGCTATAGGTGTAGGACTCCCTATCACCGAGCCTGTTGGCAATATGATTGTCGATATTGGCGGTGGAACAACTGATGTTGCAGTAATCTCCCTTTATGGTGTTGTTTACAGCAGAGTGATAAGGATTGGCGGTGATAAGATGGATGAGGCAATAGTAAATTACCTTAAGAAGAAGTATAAGATGCTCATCGGAGAAAGAACAGCCGAACAGATAAAGATTGACATTGGCTCTGCCTATCCTGTAAATAACGAACGAAAGGAAATAGAAGTAAAAGGGAGAGACCTCGTATCAGGAATTCCCAGGACATTAGTTATCAATAATACTGAGATACGTGAGGCATTCACGGATATTCTTGGCTCAATCGTCAGCACAATAAAATTAGCTCTTGAAAACACCCCACCAGAACTCGCTTCGGATATTGTTGATAGAGGAATAGTCATAGCAGGAGGTGGTGCCTTACTTAAGGGGCTTGATTTGCTATTAAGAGAAGAAACAGGACTTCCTATTATAGTAGCCGAAGAGCCTCTCTCGGCTGTAGTTCTTGGTGTGGGAAAAGTCCTCGATGAACTGGATACACTCAAAAAGATTGCTGTGCATTAG
- a CDS encoding SurA N-terminal domain-containing protein translates to MLKLMRRHIKIFGIVLWLVIISFIVWGAGTIKDQSKEIIAIIGDYKVTVAEYQESYDRIYNMYKLLYPDGLSEELVKTLDIKRKALDDIIERRLLLEEAKRRGISVSEGEILHSIMSYPAFQKDGRFDKSIYFRTLEVNRLTPERFENMQREDLTIEKLKRIIRESVDFLPMGDADKDSKIKGVLILEKKEKAVISFVETLKKRTKIKINETFLS, encoded by the coding sequence ATGCTTAAATTGATGCGTAGGCATATAAAAATATTCGGAATAGTCCTCTGGCTTGTGATAATCTCTTTTATTGTCTGGGGTGCAGGAACCATTAAGGATCAATCAAAAGAGATTATAGCTATTATAGGGGATTATAAGGTGACGGTTGCAGAATATCAGGAGAGTTACGATCGTATATACAATATGTATAAATTACTGTATCCTGACGGTCTTTCAGAGGAACTTGTAAAAACCCTTGATATCAAGAGAAAGGCCCTGGACGATATTATAGAAAGAAGGCTTCTCCTTGAAGAGGCAAAAAGAAGGGGAATATCTGTCAGTGAGGGCGAGATACTACACTCTATAATGTCATATCCTGCGTTTCAGAAAGATGGGAGGTTCGATAAGTCAATATATTTCAGAACATTAGAGGTTAATAGACTTACACCTGAGCGGTTTGAAAATATGCAGAGGGAGGACCTCACAATAGAGAAGCTAAAGAGAATTATCAGGGAGTCAGTAGACTTTCTTCCAATGGGAGATGCAGATAAGGATAGTAAGATTAAGGGTGTTCTGATACTCGAGAAGAAAGAGAAGGCTGTAATATCTTTTGTCGAAACACTAAAAAAGAGGACAAAGATTAAGATAAACGAGACCTTTTTATCCTGA
- a CDS encoding zinc ribbon domain-containing protein → MPIYEYRCSKCRTDFEKLIFNTSQPVECPVCSSTEVTKKMSRFGMAGVGEKAGDTAGSSCGGCTATSCSTCK, encoded by the coding sequence ATGCCTATTTATGAATACAGATGCTCTAAATGCAGAACAGATTTTGAAAAACTGATATTCAACACATCTCAGCCTGTTGAATGCCCTGTATGCAGTTCAACCGAAGTAACAAAGAAGATGTCAAGATTCGGAATGGCAGGCGTGGGTGAAAAAGCAGGTGATACGGCAGGAAGCTCATGTGGAGGATGTACAGCTACAAGTTGCTCGACCTGTAAATAG
- the fsa gene encoding fructose-6-phosphate aldolase — MKFFIDTANVAEIREAWDISVIDGVTTNPSLISKENRDFRELINEICSIVDGPISVEAVSMDVDGLVSEARELSKIHENIVVKIPMTKDGLKATKRLSSEGVKTNVTLVFSPSQALLAAKAGATYVSPFVGRLDDISHVGMDLVEQIITIFDNYDFDTEVIVASIRNPLHVVDAALMGADVATIPFSVIEQLIKHPLTDTGIKKFMDDWKKVPRK; from the coding sequence ATGAAGTTCTTCATTGATACTGCAAATGTAGCAGAAATCAGGGAAGCATGGGATATCAGCGTTATAGATGGTGTAACAACAAATCCATCACTCATCTCAAAAGAGAACAGAGATTTTAGGGAACTTATAAATGAGATATGTTCAATTGTTGATGGTCCGATAAGTGTCGAGGCCGTGAGCATGGATGTAGATGGTCTGGTATCTGAGGCAAGGGAACTCTCCAAGATACATGAGAATATCGTAGTAAAGATACCAATGACAAAAGATGGACTGAAGGCAACGAAAAGGCTCTCATCAGAAGGCGTCAAGACAAATGTAACACTCGTCTTCTCGCCGAGTCAGGCACTACTTGCAGCAAAGGCAGGTGCAACCTATGTAAGTCCTTTTGTAGGAAGACTTGATGATATAAGCCATGTAGGTATGGATCTTGTAGAACAGATAATAACCATTTTCGATAATTATGACTTCGATACAGAGGTAATAGTCGCAAGCATAAGAAATCCCCTTCATGTAGTGGACGCAGCACTGATGGGTGCGGATGTAGCAACGATACCTTTCAGTGTTATCGAACAGCTTATAAAACATCCATTAACAGACACAGGGATAAAAAAGTTTATGGATGACTGGAAAAAGGTACCCAGGAAATAG
- a CDS encoding (Fe-S)-binding protein: MGYKFLDKYHDEVFRCIKCGACRAVCPTFLEELEESMVTRGRMSLIEAVIDRRLDLTEIFKNRISTCITCGSCIPACPSSVKIDDIILAARAEIAELNGIDFFIRFISGKIVKSGWALPHFMRFLGIIERSVYVPLSTLNVFKGFLPYTIEGRTRTFPAIKGKSLRERYYKLSNRSTAALQHCRTTEPQHRKSVAFFAGCSINFVYQDIGMSVINVLKRLGFNVILPKGDLCCGAPIRAIGDHKTVLTLAESNFEILRKLEVEAILTACPTCGLTLKKKYPELLPDAEGMEAFVCKIKDINEFIVEKDIFPSLVTGHPSLNTRITYHDPCHLNWGLGISRQPREILRGIWGVNFIEMRNAEGCCGFGGIFSFNHYDLSMRIAERKLKSINDTLAEVVVTSCPGCRMHIEDALRQAGLRTGVKHIMQMVDKAIHTLDSKPR, translated from the coding sequence ATGGGCTATAAGTTTCTAGATAAATACCACGATGAAGTCTTCCGATGTATTAAATGTGGGGCATGCAGGGCAGTATGTCCGACATTCCTCGAAGAGTTAGAAGAATCCATGGTTACAAGGGGAAGAATGAGTCTTATTGAAGCAGTCATTGATCGAAGGCTGGATCTCACTGAGATATTCAAAAACCGTATATCAACATGCATCACTTGTGGCTCATGTATTCCTGCGTGCCCAAGTAGTGTAAAAATAGACGATATAATCTTGGCGGCGAGGGCAGAGATTGCCGAGTTGAATGGAATTGATTTCTTTATACGCTTTATATCGGGTAAGATTGTAAAGAGTGGCTGGGCGCTGCCTCACTTTATGAGATTTCTCGGGATAATTGAACGGTCTGTCTATGTACCATTATCTACATTAAATGTTTTCAAGGGATTTCTACCTTACACAATAGAAGGCAGAACAAGGACATTTCCTGCAATAAAGGGCAAATCCCTCAGGGAAAGATATTACAAACTATCCAACCGCAGCACTGCAGCACTGCAGCACTGCAGAACCACAGAACCTCAGCACCGCAAAAGTGTCGCCTTTTTTGCAGGATGCAGTATAAATTTCGTTTATCAGGATATAGGCATGTCGGTGATAAATGTATTAAAGAGGCTCGGTTTTAATGTAATCCTTCCTAAAGGTGATCTCTGTTGTGGCGCACCTATAAGGGCTATCGGAGATCATAAAACAGTTCTTACCCTGGCAGAAAGTAATTTTGAAATACTCCGTAAGCTGGAGGTAGAAGCTATACTCACCGCATGCCCTACATGTGGCTTGACTTTAAAAAAGAAATATCCCGAACTTCTTCCTGATGCCGAAGGAATGGAGGCATTTGTCTGTAAGATAAAGGATATTAATGAATTCATCGTGGAAAAGGATATTTTTCCTTCACTCGTCACCGGGCATCCATCACTCAATACCCGTATCACCTACCATGACCCGTGTCATCTGAACTGGGGGCTTGGTATATCGAGACAGCCGAGGGAGATACTCAGAGGTATATGGGGAGTTAATTTTATTGAAATGAGAAACGCAGAAGGGTGCTGTGGTTTTGGTGGAATCTTCAGTTTCAATCATTATGACCTCTCAATGAGGATTGCTGAACGGAAGTTAAAATCCATAAATGACACATTAGCAGAGGTTGTGGTGACCTCATGCCCTGGATGCAGAATGCACATTGAGGATGCACTGAGACAGGCAGGGTTAAGGACAGGAGTAAAACATATAATGCAGATGGTGGATAAAGCAATACATACTTTGGATAGTAAACCCCGTTAG